ACGGCCTGGACGGCAGCCCATGCCTAAGCCGCCCGGTGGGCAGTTGTCGCTCACGCCGGTTCACTGCCGATCCCTCACCCTAAGGCCTGCACCGCCGACGCCGGCCAGGGCCGCTCCCAATCGGCGCCCAACGACCTGCGCCGACTCCTCTGCCTCGCACTCCTGGGGCGTCTCCCCGACGCAGACAATCGCCGCCAGTCTGGAACCGACGGCGGCGCGCACCTTGCGCTGGGCAGCCTCGAACAGCTTTCCGGAAGCCCCGCTCCGTTCGGACGAACCTGAGAAACCCCGCTGGCATGGGCCAGCCGA
This sequence is a window from Anaerolineales bacterium. Protein-coding genes within it:
- a CDS encoding triose-phosphate isomerase, encoding SAGPCQRGFSGSSERSGASGKLFEAAQRKVRAAVGSRLAAIVCVGETPQECEAEESAQVVGRRLGAALAGVGGAGLRVRDRQ